The window ATCTTTTCGATGAAATACATCGCGGTCTCCACCAGTTCAGCCGGAGAAACTTCCTTTTTTTTGATCAGTTCAGCCAGACCTGTAGCGTCATAATTGGAATATTCCTTAAAGATAGCCATAATGTTCCTTGAGCGTTTGAGAATGGAATTTTATTTCACCGGTTCTGACTGATGACGATGAAGGTTGCGTTGAAAATAACTGCGTGTAGTGGAACCATCTTTGTGCCCCAGAAGTTTTTGTAATTTTTTCCAGTCCTTGTTAGACACGGGGCCAATCTCGTGAAACATTCTCATGGCAAATGTCCAACGTATGCGTTCAGACGTGACAGGGATCCCCAGTTTTCGGCTCAATTCTGAAAAAAACAGGGTCACGGTACCAGCCAGCATCCTCTTTCCTGTTTTTTGAAAAACCCAGCGGGAAGGTGATCGCAATTCCAGTAAAACACCAAGCAATGTTTCATCAATTGGAATTCTCCGGAGCGACCCTTCCAGTGATGGTGTGTTTTTCAAATCAGGAACAATGATTTCACGACATTTCCAGAGATCCACATGGTGCCAGGTAAGTGCCAGAATCTCACTTCGACGCATGCCCGTATTCAGGGCAAACAGAAAATAGTGATAATACCACCGATCCTTATCCTCCAATTTCTGGCAAATGATCTGTATTTCCTCAACGGTGAATGACCGTGCAAATGGTTTTCTTGGATTTTGCTTGTCCATAATCTTTCTTAAAATTTCACACTCATTCCTGTTGAAATCATTCCACCGCTCGCATCAATACTATGATCTGCCACGTTGGATTTTCCCGAAAACTGAAATTTATACCACTGATATGACGGCTGAAGAAACAAACTCCATAACCGGTCACCCCAGATAAAATGATAGTCCATTTCCACAAAAGCATCCATTCCCAAGGTCTCTGAAACAGATCCCCATTCACTCAATGAACGGATCTCCATCTCAGCCTGACCTGCGTTTATTCCCCATCCCAGACTCACAGGCAAACTGTTCAACGACATCATATTGGTCAATCCTGTCGTATAGAACCGCATCTGATATTCAGAAGATGTCAAAAATCTAAACCCCAGGGCATGGCGCCATGAGGGCCAGAGTTTATTCCGGGTCAACAGTCTCAGATCCGTTCCCCAGGTGCCTCCACCTGGTTCAAAGACAGCGACGGTCTCCGCTTTTTCAGTGATAATCACCTGATCCTGAAAATTGAGATAATCCAGCGACACGCCTAACGTGTCTGACTGAATATCCGGATTGGTCACATTGCCAAAAACCAGCAACGACCCTAGTAGAAATAGCAGAAACATAAGGACAACCGTTTTTAAAGTTGTTGATTCATTCCTGCTGTAAATAATTTGGTGATGAAATCCTGTGGCCCGCCGCGATGTCATCCCCGTGAAAACGGGGATCCAGGAGTGCGCCGATGGATTCCGTGTCAAGCACGGTATGACACCGTGCGTTGGCTTGATTCGGTTGCCGTCACCAGAAAATTTACAGCAACAATTCTTTTCTTAACAACAGAAAACAGGATTTGTAAATATCATTTTTGATTTCTTACAAATCCTTGACACAACGAAAACCCACATCAGGCCATGCGAGATTCGGGCGGGAATGGCCTCGATAATATCCCACAGCCTCATACGCGCCAAAAGCCCAGGAACTTCCGCGAATCACCCTGTCATTGATCTGGTCTGAGGAAACACTACTGCCATCATAAGACCGAAACTGATCCGCGACAAATTCACGCACATTTCCAGCCAGATGATAGATCCCTTCCGGAGTGACATCACGATTGGACGTGTAAACAGGAATACTGCTTCCAATTTCAGCTTCACGAGTGTTTGTAAAATTAGGCGAAAAACCTGAACCATTCCAGGGATACTTGCGTCCCTGTGTGCCACGTAGCGCACGTTCCCATTCCTGCTCTGAAGGCAAGCGTTTCTGCATGAACTGGCAATACAGTTTTGCGTCTTCCCAACTGATCCTGACAACCGGATGGTCTTTGCTCGCAGGATCAAAATTTCCTTCAGTCCAATGGCTTGGCATCCGGTGATTGGTTTTACTGGTAAACACAAAATAGTCCCCATTGGTCACTTCATAAGGATCAATCATGAACGATCTCAAGTTGACCATGCGTTCCGGTGAGGAGTTATACAAAGGATCATTGCTCCCAAATACGGAAGACCCCCCTGAAATCAACACCATTTTTCCGGCATTGCCTCGTTGACTTTTCCTTTCCTGGATTTTCCTGGCAAACGGATTGACAGGTTCCATCTTCATGGCTTTCGGCGCCACCTTGAATTTAATCAGATCGGCCCACAACAGCACACCAGTGAACACGCTCATCATTTTAAGGGAAGCGACATATTCGCCATTTTCTCTGAAATTGATGGTTCCATAAAGAAACGAATCCACCCCATACAGTTCTCCCAGCCTTCGTGCCTGGGACTCATCAATAAATACAGCCTGGTTCAGTTTTTGTTCCTGAAAAATGAGTTGCAGGTTTTCCCGGTCAATCACACCAATATCTGGTTCCCGTGAAAAAACAGTGGTCATATAATCAATCACTTCTTCCGGCATGAAGGGCGCAACAACATCAATATTCCAGAAACTGATCCGATTGATTTTTTCCTCTTTCATCAGCAATTTTTCTTTTCGAACGGATTGAATGACCTGCTGACTCAGATCGTTGAGCAAATCATGATTATCGGACAGGGATTCCATCGGAAAAACATCGGCCCAGACAATTTGAGAGTTCTGGATATCAATGGCTTTCAATACCAGCGATTCATTATACAGCGTGCCATAAATAAAAACCTGAACTCCCAGAATTTTGCCCAATTCTTTGTATTCATTGGGCGAAACAAATTCTGACAACTGCATGCGCTGTTCTTTGAGGAGCAACTGGAGTTTGGAACGATCTGTCACTTTGAACCGTCGGGTTCGGACCAGTTTGACATTGGTGTAGTCAATCAACTCATTGAGATTGAGATTGAGATTGACGCTACGTTTTTTGATCCGTGAAATGGCCAGTGTTTTGTAATCGGGGCCCATAAATTTCTGAATAGAGTTCGAAATTTTCCCCGCCAGAATTTCTGTGTCAATATAATTGGACGCGGCCCATATTGGCGGATGAACAAATAGCATCGCCAGCACCATCAACGTCAGTTTTGTTCCAGATTTGAAGGTTAGCAGGTCATGCACCACGGGATACCAATGCTTCATAATGTTGTCTCACTTGATGTTTTGACTCAAATGCCAGTTGCCGGGCGGCATCCTGCTGGTATTTATCGTCCGGTTTCCAGTATCGGGTCTTTAAACGATAAGGCCTGAGGCCATTTTCAATGTCACCGGGTTCACAAAACAGATCCTCAATCGCTGGACGATCGACCCAGCGGTCTCCCAGATTTTTTTCCAGGGCATAATACCAACGCGCAAAATGTTCGATCCGCGTTTCCTCAAAATAGCCCGATGGCTTCAAATATTTAATCAACCGCCGCAAGGCCTCACTGTGATTGTAACGGTCATAATCCACCACATAGAGACTTTCAGAAAGAAAGAGTGGTTTGCCATGCATAAACAATTCTTTTTCACGCAAAGTGTTACCAGATTGAACAATTTCTATGCCCACACTGCCTTTTTCCGAGTTCAGCACAGAATCTTCCACATTCTCCACAGAAATCAGTTTCAGCCCCGGATAAGCCGCCGTCACGATTCCTGTATAACGTCCCTTGACAAAAACGCGCTGTCCGGCCCGTGAAAGATACTCCAGATCATATTTCAGTCCGGAAGCCTCCGCTTTACCAGATCTTCGGCGCGAATTTCTCGAAATCAGGAAAAAACCCACCATGTCCTGGACATCCATCTGCAATGATTTGTTGAAACTGGTAAGATTTGCCGAACCCGCAACACGGATTCCTGTGGGCTTGTCCACATTGTAATTATACATCCCCCACTTGGTCACACTGGTGGGGTTATTCAGATAATATTGTGTCATGGCCAGCAATTCATCGAGTCCAACCACCGCAAAATCAACTTCATCCAGTTTGATCAGAGAGGAGCCATTATGCGGTTCTTCTCCTTCCACCCTTAAATGAATATCGCCGATTGCCCAGTCATAGCCCAGAAATCCAACCCGGTACGGTCGTTGTTCCCGTTTACGATCAATAAAAATTGAAAAGCAGGCAGGAGCCTCATTGTGGGATTCCACCAGAAATTTCTGCAGGGCTCCCAGATCATTACCGCTCTGTGCCTTGCTTTTTTTCAGAACATCGATGATCGCCTCAATTTCAGACGCCGGGGCACCCAGCAGTTTGAGCTTGTTGAGAAAATTCATTAAAATGCGTCCATTTCTTGGAACAACACACGTAACATCAAATGGTTGAGACATATCTATACACAATTAAAATCAAAAAAAGAGAAGCTGAAACGGTTTGTTTTCAGAAGAGTCACTCGTAAAAATAATTTTGCCTTGAAATACCATATCAAAATACGACATTACTGATATAGCAGACGACAATGGTGTGTTTCAAAAGATTTTTACGTAAAGTTCAATAACTCAGGAAAGTCACCAGAGAAACATTCTTATGCGTTCACTGAGT is drawn from SAR324 cluster bacterium and contains these coding sequences:
- a CDS encoding tyrosine-type recombinase/integrase, translated to MDKQNPRKPFARSFTVEEIQIICQKLEDKDRWYYHYFLFALNTGMRRSEILALTWHHVDLWKCREIIVPDLKNTPSLEGSLRRIPIDETLLGVLLELRSPSRWVFQKTGKRMLAGTVTLFFSELSRKLGIPVTSERIRWTFAMRMFHEIGPVSNKDWKKLQKLLGHKDGSTTRSYFQRNLHRHQSEPVK
- a CDS encoding SUMF1/EgtB/PvdO family nonheme iron enzyme, whose translation is MKHWYPVVHDLLTFKSGTKLTLMVLAMLFVHPPIWAASNYIDTEILAGKISNSIQKFMGPDYKTLAISRIKKRSVNLNLNLNELIDYTNVKLVRTRRFKVTDRSKLQLLLKEQRMQLSEFVSPNEYKELGKILGVQVFIYGTLYNESLVLKAIDIQNSQIVWADVFPMESLSDNHDLLNDLSQQVIQSVRKEKLLMKEEKINRISFWNIDVVAPFMPEEVIDYMTTVFSREPDIGVIDRENLQLIFQEQKLNQAVFIDESQARRLGELYGVDSFLYGTINFRENGEYVASLKMMSVFTGVLLWADLIKFKVAPKAMKMEPVNPFARKIQERKSQRGNAGKMVLISGGSSVFGSNDPLYNSSPERMVNLRSFMIDPYEVTNGDYFVFTSKTNHRMPSHWTEGNFDPASKDHPVVRISWEDAKLYCQFMQKRLPSEQEWERALRGTQGRKYPWNGSGFSPNFTNTREAEIGSSIPVYTSNRDVTPEGIYHLAGNVREFVADQFRSYDGSSVSSDQINDRVIRGSSWAFGAYEAVGYYRGHSRPNLAWPDVGFRCVKDL